A section of the Apostichopus japonicus isolate 1M-3 chromosome 1, ASM3797524v1, whole genome shotgun sequence genome encodes:
- the LOC139965435 gene encoding uncharacterized protein isoform X1: MAPFSRIATRGPRLTCYRLITLASVVILTISLIDQSLTMEFPPNKLGSNVTVAEDVNTTICQQLLCPKLGSNVTEDVNINICQPLRCPSSYESNLCKCDDACIEYEDCCWHGKGGDFFSKSSTTDSIKQDGLKCIATTFESIQFRLDVEKIILGFYMISECLPGVQNDQLIQKCHDSRDVLSMRLDSWNQYVDHIPVFASGTQKTYKNVHCARCNAVTYSQMRFWQLLVDGNCDVTQSPDECDNIEFQAVYFEDTSNLRSCVQVEIDSCPSSANTDKTRTELCESYLAPVEVNGTVYKNPHCLLCNNQSYFERDEYEYCLEVDNRPSFGEAGDKLPQTIPFDFSFTREDHNETVVRFCAIGLTYNDTSKVCELSENVTRITPERCLDSRNSSEILFMTIQAVHMNAAQFLGKVMKNFSDVFYPRARTAEVVQLDVYPCIQDRETKNSTVSLSCAIMEIEMTLIENNFAVTSKMFTDYFHAHDIRILELTVTTECTVSLHVIMTASSSYTFLNAFNTSDVTLYMFEKKDYAIIHSQNRVYSDVRALVIFQYFSSDNFESFNEESWFNISLHQISREDLLCPFSVFLSEHYSVSTNGSLHSQFLEDEIPVSDYLILSNGQLKVCSRWIIETKPPGYNLFLLVIFIIFTSLSLIGLFLTFVNYCIFKSLRNLPGMITMNFVVALFFAQLILIPSYVSPANIVLCTLISTVGHFLWLAAFLWMTIIAYDVTRTFGTTSLARHGTSVRKQLLTYMIIGWLLPAVFVSSCLILQKLTNLEGKFSYGEEGSCWLRPSLANFLLFGIPAAFCLCCNFIMYLVTVHGIRKAKQHTKMAKNMSTSNIMKEQLLLFIKISILIGLSWIWAFLNGFFPHVTAFLFIHSFVNPLQGVFVFLVYICNGRVFSMWKAKFKKTYSPTSDNSKRAQGTASTSL; encoded by the exons ATGGCTCCATTTTCAAGAATTGCCACCAGAGGGCCGCGGCTTACGTGCTACCGTTTGATAACCTTAGCATCGGTCGTTATTCTGACTATTTCCTTGATAGACCAATCACTGACGATGGAATTTCCTCCAAATA AACTTGGTTCGAATGTAACAGTAGCCGAGGATGTCAACACCACCATTTGTCAACAACTCCTATGTCCAA AACTTGGTTCGAATGTAACCGAGGATGTCAACATCAACATTTGTCAACCACTCCGATGTCCAAGTTCTTATGAAagtaatttatgcaaatgtgATGACGCTTGTATTGAATATGAAGATTGCTGTTGGCATGGAAAAGGGGGTGATTTCTTCTCGAAGTCATCCACTACTGATAGTATCAAGCAAGATGGACTGAAGTGCATAGCAACAACATTTGAATCGATTCAATTTCGTTTGGACGTTGAGAAAATAATATTAGGTTTCTACATGATCAGTGAATGTCTTCCCGGAGTACAAAATGACCAACTTATCCAAAAATGTCACGACTCACGTGATGTTTTGAGCATGCGCCTTGATTCTTGGAATCAGTACGTTGATCATATACCTGTCTTTGCTTCAGGAACCCAGAAGACTTACAAAAATGTGCACTGTGCACGTTGTAATGCCGTGACGTACAGTCAAATGCGATTTTGGCAATTACTCGTCGATGGAAATTGTGACGTCACCCAATCCCCGGATGAATGCGATAATATCGAATTTCAAGCGGTGTATTTTGAAGATACGTCCAATTTGAGGAGTTGTGTACAAGTGGAGATAGACTCGTGTCCAAGTTCTGCAAATACTGACAAAACGAGGACAGAATTATGTGAGTCGTACCTGGCACCAGTTGAAGTTAACGGAACCGTCTATAAAAATCCACATTGTCTATTATGTAACAATCAGTCTTACTTCGAACGGGACGAATATGAATACTGCCTGGAAGTTGATAATAGGCCCTCATTCGGCGAGGCGGGTGATAAACTTCCCCAGACAATTCCGTTCGATTTTTCCTTCACCAGAGAAGatcacaatgaaacagtcgttaGGTTCTGTGCTATAGGCCTGACATACAATGATACATCGAAGGTTTGTGAATTATCAGAAAATGTCACAAGGATTACACCTGAGAGATGCTTAGATTCTCGAAACTCTTCGGAAATTTTATTTATGACAATCCAGGCTGTCCATATGAACGCTGCACAATTTCTTGGGAAAGTCATGAAAAATTTTAGTGATGTTTTTTACCCGAGGGCCCGTACAGCCGAGGTTGTACAGTTAGATGTATACCCTTGTATTCAAGACCGTGAGACCAAAAATTCGACGGTTTCGTTGTCGTGTGCTATTATGGAAATAGAAATGACATTGATCGAAAATAATTTCGCCGTTACCTCAAAGATGTTTACCGATTATTTCCATGCTCATGACATTCGAATATTAGAGTTAACAGTTACTACGGAATGCACAGTTTCATTACATGTTATAATGACTGCTTCTTCGAGTTACACATTCCTGAATGCGTTCAATACATCCGACGTTACTCTGTATATGTTCGAAAAGAAGGACTATGCCATCATACATTCACAAAATCGAGTCTACTCTGATGTGAGGGCGTTAgtcatatttcaatatttctcgTCTGATAACTTCGAAAGCTTCAATGAAGAGAGCTGGTTTAACATTTCCCTTCATCAAATCTCAAGAGAGGATCTCTTGTGTCCGTTCTCTGTATTTTTGTCAGAACATTATTCTGTTTCAACTAATGGCTCTCTACATTCTCAGTTTCTCGAGGATGAAATTCCGGTCAGTGACTATTTGATCCTGTCAAACGGACAGTTGAAGGTCTGTTCTCGTTGGATAATTGAAACCAAGCCCCCTGGTTATAATTTATTCCTTTTGgttatatttatcatatttactaGCCTTTCTCTGATTGGCCTTTTTCTAACCTTCGTCAACTATTGCATATTCAAATCCCTTAGGAACCTACCCGGGATGATCACGATGAATTTCGTCGTTGCTTTGTTTTTCGCGCAACTGATACTCATACCTTCTTACGTATCACCAGCAAACATTGTCTTGTGCACCCTCATTTCAACTGTGGGCCATTTTCTGTGGTTAGCAGCGTTTCTGTGGATGACGATCATTGCTTATGACGTCACACGAACATTTGGAACGACATCACTTGCCAGACATGGTACAAGTGTCAGAAAACAACTTTTGACGTATATGATAATTGGTTGGTTGTTACCAGCAGTTTTCGTAAGCAGTTGTTTGATTCTACAAAAGTTGACTAATTTGGAGGGAAAATTTTCCTACGGTGAAGAAGGGAGCTGTTGGCTTAGACCTAGCCTAGCGAATTTCTTGCTGTTTGGAATACCTGCAGCTTTCTGTTTGTGTTGTAACTTTATTATGTATCTTGTGACGGTCCATGGCATACGAAAAGCAAAACAACATACTAAAATGGCGAAGAACATGTCAACATCTAACATTATGAAGGAACAACTTCTTCTATTCATCAAG ATTTCTATTCTGATTGGTTTATCTTGGATCTGGGCGTTCCTAAATGGATTCTTTCCACACGTGACAGCATTCTTGTTCATCCATTCCTTCGTGAATCCCTTACAGGGGGTATTTGTCTTCTTGGTGTACATATGTAACGGAAGAGTATTCTCAATGTGGAAGGCTAAATTCAAGAAAACCTATTCGCCGACTAGCGATAATTCTAAAAGAGCCCAGGGAACTGCTTCCACTTCCCTATGA
- the LOC139965435 gene encoding uncharacterized protein isoform X2, with protein MAPFSRIATRGPRLTCYRLITLASVVILTISLIDQSLTMEFPPNKLGSNVTEDVNINICQPLRCPSSYESNLCKCDDACIEYEDCCWHGKGGDFFSKSSTTDSIKQDGLKCIATTFESIQFRLDVEKIILGFYMISECLPGVQNDQLIQKCHDSRDVLSMRLDSWNQYVDHIPVFASGTQKTYKNVHCARCNAVTYSQMRFWQLLVDGNCDVTQSPDECDNIEFQAVYFEDTSNLRSCVQVEIDSCPSSANTDKTRTELCESYLAPVEVNGTVYKNPHCLLCNNQSYFERDEYEYCLEVDNRPSFGEAGDKLPQTIPFDFSFTREDHNETVVRFCAIGLTYNDTSKVCELSENVTRITPERCLDSRNSSEILFMTIQAVHMNAAQFLGKVMKNFSDVFYPRARTAEVVQLDVYPCIQDRETKNSTVSLSCAIMEIEMTLIENNFAVTSKMFTDYFHAHDIRILELTVTTECTVSLHVIMTASSSYTFLNAFNTSDVTLYMFEKKDYAIIHSQNRVYSDVRALVIFQYFSSDNFESFNEESWFNISLHQISREDLLCPFSVFLSEHYSVSTNGSLHSQFLEDEIPVSDYLILSNGQLKVCSRWIIETKPPGYNLFLLVIFIIFTSLSLIGLFLTFVNYCIFKSLRNLPGMITMNFVVALFFAQLILIPSYVSPANIVLCTLISTVGHFLWLAAFLWMTIIAYDVTRTFGTTSLARHGTSVRKQLLTYMIIGWLLPAVFVSSCLILQKLTNLEGKFSYGEEGSCWLRPSLANFLLFGIPAAFCLCCNFIMYLVTVHGIRKAKQHTKMAKNMSTSNIMKEQLLLFIKISILIGLSWIWAFLNGFFPHVTAFLFIHSFVNPLQGVFVFLVYICNGRVFSMWKAKFKKTYSPTSDNSKRAQGTASTSL; from the exons ATGGCTCCATTTTCAAGAATTGCCACCAGAGGGCCGCGGCTTACGTGCTACCGTTTGATAACCTTAGCATCGGTCGTTATTCTGACTATTTCCTTGATAGACCAATCACTGACGATGGAATTTCCTCCAAATA AACTTGGTTCGAATGTAACCGAGGATGTCAACATCAACATTTGTCAACCACTCCGATGTCCAAGTTCTTATGAAagtaatttatgcaaatgtgATGACGCTTGTATTGAATATGAAGATTGCTGTTGGCATGGAAAAGGGGGTGATTTCTTCTCGAAGTCATCCACTACTGATAGTATCAAGCAAGATGGACTGAAGTGCATAGCAACAACATTTGAATCGATTCAATTTCGTTTGGACGTTGAGAAAATAATATTAGGTTTCTACATGATCAGTGAATGTCTTCCCGGAGTACAAAATGACCAACTTATCCAAAAATGTCACGACTCACGTGATGTTTTGAGCATGCGCCTTGATTCTTGGAATCAGTACGTTGATCATATACCTGTCTTTGCTTCAGGAACCCAGAAGACTTACAAAAATGTGCACTGTGCACGTTGTAATGCCGTGACGTACAGTCAAATGCGATTTTGGCAATTACTCGTCGATGGAAATTGTGACGTCACCCAATCCCCGGATGAATGCGATAATATCGAATTTCAAGCGGTGTATTTTGAAGATACGTCCAATTTGAGGAGTTGTGTACAAGTGGAGATAGACTCGTGTCCAAGTTCTGCAAATACTGACAAAACGAGGACAGAATTATGTGAGTCGTACCTGGCACCAGTTGAAGTTAACGGAACCGTCTATAAAAATCCACATTGTCTATTATGTAACAATCAGTCTTACTTCGAACGGGACGAATATGAATACTGCCTGGAAGTTGATAATAGGCCCTCATTCGGCGAGGCGGGTGATAAACTTCCCCAGACAATTCCGTTCGATTTTTCCTTCACCAGAGAAGatcacaatgaaacagtcgttaGGTTCTGTGCTATAGGCCTGACATACAATGATACATCGAAGGTTTGTGAATTATCAGAAAATGTCACAAGGATTACACCTGAGAGATGCTTAGATTCTCGAAACTCTTCGGAAATTTTATTTATGACAATCCAGGCTGTCCATATGAACGCTGCACAATTTCTTGGGAAAGTCATGAAAAATTTTAGTGATGTTTTTTACCCGAGGGCCCGTACAGCCGAGGTTGTACAGTTAGATGTATACCCTTGTATTCAAGACCGTGAGACCAAAAATTCGACGGTTTCGTTGTCGTGTGCTATTATGGAAATAGAAATGACATTGATCGAAAATAATTTCGCCGTTACCTCAAAGATGTTTACCGATTATTTCCATGCTCATGACATTCGAATATTAGAGTTAACAGTTACTACGGAATGCACAGTTTCATTACATGTTATAATGACTGCTTCTTCGAGTTACACATTCCTGAATGCGTTCAATACATCCGACGTTACTCTGTATATGTTCGAAAAGAAGGACTATGCCATCATACATTCACAAAATCGAGTCTACTCTGATGTGAGGGCGTTAgtcatatttcaatatttctcgTCTGATAACTTCGAAAGCTTCAATGAAGAGAGCTGGTTTAACATTTCCCTTCATCAAATCTCAAGAGAGGATCTCTTGTGTCCGTTCTCTGTATTTTTGTCAGAACATTATTCTGTTTCAACTAATGGCTCTCTACATTCTCAGTTTCTCGAGGATGAAATTCCGGTCAGTGACTATTTGATCCTGTCAAACGGACAGTTGAAGGTCTGTTCTCGTTGGATAATTGAAACCAAGCCCCCTGGTTATAATTTATTCCTTTTGgttatatttatcatatttactaGCCTTTCTCTGATTGGCCTTTTTCTAACCTTCGTCAACTATTGCATATTCAAATCCCTTAGGAACCTACCCGGGATGATCACGATGAATTTCGTCGTTGCTTTGTTTTTCGCGCAACTGATACTCATACCTTCTTACGTATCACCAGCAAACATTGTCTTGTGCACCCTCATTTCAACTGTGGGCCATTTTCTGTGGTTAGCAGCGTTTCTGTGGATGACGATCATTGCTTATGACGTCACACGAACATTTGGAACGACATCACTTGCCAGACATGGTACAAGTGTCAGAAAACAACTTTTGACGTATATGATAATTGGTTGGTTGTTACCAGCAGTTTTCGTAAGCAGTTGTTTGATTCTACAAAAGTTGACTAATTTGGAGGGAAAATTTTCCTACGGTGAAGAAGGGAGCTGTTGGCTTAGACCTAGCCTAGCGAATTTCTTGCTGTTTGGAATACCTGCAGCTTTCTGTTTGTGTTGTAACTTTATTATGTATCTTGTGACGGTCCATGGCATACGAAAAGCAAAACAACATACTAAAATGGCGAAGAACATGTCAACATCTAACATTATGAAGGAACAACTTCTTCTATTCATCAAG ATTTCTATTCTGATTGGTTTATCTTGGATCTGGGCGTTCCTAAATGGATTCTTTCCACACGTGACAGCATTCTTGTTCATCCATTCCTTCGTGAATCCCTTACAGGGGGTATTTGTCTTCTTGGTGTACATATGTAACGGAAGAGTATTCTCAATGTGGAAGGCTAAATTCAAGAAAACCTATTCGCCGACTAGCGATAATTCTAAAAGAGCCCAGGGAACTGCTTCCACTTCCCTATGA